Sequence from the Caldisericia bacterium genome:
AATACCTTCATCCCATAATATTCTTGTTAATTTTAAAGCAAGTTCATCATCTTTCAATAAAATTGGGACAACTGCAGATTGAGTATTCATTGTATCATAGCCCATTTTTTTGAGTTCACTTGTATAGTGATTTATATTTTCCCAAAGTTTTTTTATTCTCCATTTCTCTTCTTCAATAACATCAAAAGAGACCATCGCAGCAACTGTTTGTGCGGGTGGAAGTGCAGCTGAAAAAATGTATGCTCTTGAATTATGTTTTATAAAATCAATTAACTTTTTATCTCCAGCAATATAACCACCAACTGAAGGAATTGTTTTTGAAAGAGTACCCATAGAAATATCAACTTCTCCATATATTCCAAAATATTCTTCTATACCCTTTCCATTTTCTCCTAAAACTCCAAGAGAGTGAGCCTCATCAACCATAAGTAGAGCATTATATTTTTTCTTTATTTCAACAAGTTCAGGAAGAGGTGCAATATCTCCATCCATTGAATATACTCCATCAACAACTATTAATTTAACTCTATCTTGTGGCACATCTTTAATTAATTCTTCAAGATGTTCAACATCATTATGGTCAAATCTAATGAAATTTGCTCTTGATTGAATTGCTCCATCTACAATACTTGCATGATCATATTTGTCGCAGAAAACATAATCATCTTTTGTAAGTAGAGTAGAAATAGTGGTTAAATTTGTTACATACCCACTACTAAATACTGCACTTGCTTCTCTTCCTTTAAAACGAGCAATTCTTTCTTCAAGTTGGTTATGAAGAATTGTTGTACCAGCAAGAAGTCGAACTCCATGTGCACCTGTACTAAATTCATCAATTGCTTTTTTGGCTGCCTCATTTATTTTTGGATGGTTTATAAGACCAAGATATGAATATGATCCAAACATTATATAATCTTTTCCATTTATAACAACATGAGCATCATACATTTTTTCAATAGGTGCTTGATAAAAATATAAATTTCTTCTTTTTGCATCTTCAAGTCTTTCAAGAAATTTATTTATTCTTGCATCAAGTGGGTTCATGTTTACTTCCTCCTTGTTAATTTAAACTT
This genomic interval carries:
- a CDS encoding pyridoxal phosphate-dependent aminotransferase family protein; amino-acid sequence: MNPLDARINKFLERLEDAKRRNLYFYQAPIEKMYDAHVVINGKDYIMFGSYSYLGLINHPKINEAAKKAIDEFSTGAHGVRLLAGTTILHNQLEERIARFKGREASAVFSSGYVTNLTTISTLLTKDDYVFCDKYDHASIVDGAIQSRANFIRFDHNDVEHLEELIKDVPQDRVKLIVVDGVYSMDGDIAPLPELVEIKKKYNALLMVDEAHSLGVLGENGKGIEEYFGIYGEVDISMGTLSKTIPSVGGYIAGDKKLIDFIKHNSRAYIFSAALPPAQTVAAMVSFDVIEEEKWRIKKLWENINHYTSELKKMGYDTMNTQSAVVPILLKDDELALKLTRILWDEGILIFPILTPAIPPGTARLRSCIMASHSHEDIEKALKALYKGGKELGII